In a single window of the Agrobacterium fabrum str. C58 genome:
- a CDS encoding lysine-2,3-aminomutase-like protein, producing the protein MTRFETIKTPEALLEAGLIEAEALEGLRAVTQRYALAITPAVTGLMDSHDPQDPIARQFVPDLAELVHLPEERDDPIGDDAHSPVHGIVHRYPDRVLLKAVHVCPVYCRFCFRREMVGPQGNGMMSPEELDAAFAYIKENPAIWEVILTGGDPLVLSPRRLSDLMKRLRDIPHVKIVRFHTRVPVVDPDRIDAPLIEALKASGKTTYVALHANHARELGDAARNACARLIDAGIAMVSQTVLLKGINDDPAVLADLMRSFVENRIKPYYLHHPDLAPGTSHFRLTIEEGQRIVSALRGHVSGLCQPTYVLDIPGGHGKAMIGRNAAEKTRDGCYSVSDFNGNDHIYPPATSGSY; encoded by the coding sequence ATGACAAGGTTTGAAACCATCAAGACACCGGAAGCGCTGCTCGAAGCGGGGCTGATCGAAGCAGAGGCGCTTGAGGGTCTGCGCGCGGTGACGCAGCGTTATGCGCTCGCCATCACGCCAGCGGTTACCGGGCTGATGGATAGTCACGATCCGCAGGATCCGATCGCCCGGCAATTTGTGCCTGACCTCGCCGAACTCGTCCATCTTCCCGAAGAACGCGACGATCCGATCGGCGACGACGCCCATAGCCCCGTCCACGGCATCGTTCACCGTTATCCCGACCGCGTGCTTTTGAAGGCGGTGCATGTTTGCCCGGTCTATTGCCGTTTCTGTTTCCGCCGCGAAATGGTCGGCCCGCAGGGCAACGGGATGATGAGCCCGGAAGAGCTGGACGCTGCATTCGCCTATATAAAAGAGAACCCGGCTATCTGGGAGGTCATCCTCACCGGTGGCGATCCTCTGGTGCTCTCGCCACGACGATTGTCAGACCTGATGAAACGGCTAAGGGACATACCGCACGTCAAGATCGTCCGTTTCCATACCCGCGTGCCGGTTGTCGATCCCGACCGCATTGACGCGCCACTGATCGAAGCATTGAAGGCGAGCGGCAAAACCACCTATGTCGCCCTGCATGCCAATCACGCCCGCGAACTCGGCGATGCTGCCAGAAACGCCTGCGCACGGTTGATCGATGCCGGCATAGCCATGGTCAGCCAGACCGTTCTTTTGAAGGGCATCAACGATGATCCGGCGGTTCTGGCCGACCTGATGCGCAGCTTCGTCGAAAACCGTATCAAGCCCTATTATCTGCACCATCCCGATCTTGCCCCGGGCACAAGCCATTTCCGGTTGACGATCGAAGAGGGGCAGCGAATCGTTTCCGCCTTGCGCGGGCATGTCTCCGGTCTTTGCCAGCCGACCTATGTTCTCGACATCCCCGGCGGTCACGGCAAGGCCATGATCGGCCGAAATGCGGCCGAAAAAACCCGCGATGGCTGTTACTCCGTCTCCGACTTCAACGGAAACGATCATATTTACCCGCCGGCGACATCCGGCAGCTATTAA